A genomic stretch from Salvelinus namaycush isolate Seneca chromosome 25, SaNama_1.0, whole genome shotgun sequence includes:
- the asip2b gene encoding agouti-signaling protein 2b isoform X1 gives MLGKHFLWVCLLSVSIPLCFAEDLKRDAHIQHENDSVWSQGKPGRLFARRWILPHQGQHHVAFQKHEPAAPARRCGRLMDSCAPHTPCCDPCASCRCRLFNTICHCWRLGPHCPKKT, from the exons ATGTTGGGAAAACATTTTCTCTGGGTTTGTCTCCTTTCGGTGTCTATTCCGTTATGTTTCGCCGAAGACCTAAAGAGGGATGCGCATATACAGCATGAAAATGATTCAG TTTGGAGCCAAGGGAAACCCGGAAGACTGTTTGCCAGGAGATGGATTTTGCCACATCAGGGACAGCACCACGTTGCA TTTCAGAAACACGAGCCTGCAGCCCCTGCCCGGCGGTGTGGTCGTCTGATGGATAGCTGTGCCCCTCACACCCCCTGCTGTGACCCCTGTGCCTCCTGCCGCTGTCGCCTCTTCAACACCATCTGCCACTGCTGGAGACTGGGCCCACACTGCCCCAAGAAGacctag
- the asip2b gene encoding agouti-signaling protein 2b isoform X2 — MSVWSQGKPGRLFARRWILPHQGQHHVAFQKHEPAAPARRCGRLMDSCAPHTPCCDPCASCRCRLFNTICHCWRLGPHCPKKT; from the exons ATGTCAG TTTGGAGCCAAGGGAAACCCGGAAGACTGTTTGCCAGGAGATGGATTTTGCCACATCAGGGACAGCACCACGTTGCA TTTCAGAAACACGAGCCTGCAGCCCCTGCCCGGCGGTGTGGTCGTCTGATGGATAGCTGTGCCCCTCACACCCCCTGCTGTGACCCCTGTGCCTCCTGCCGCTGTCGCCTCTTCAACACCATCTGCCACTGCTGGAGACTGGGCCCACACTGCCCCAAGAAGacctag